The Iamia sp. SCSIO 61187 genomic sequence GCTGCTGGTGCTGGCGCCGATCTACTTCCTGTTCGTCCGGGCCATCTCCGACCCGGCCGAGTCCTTCACCAGCTCGGTCACCCGGCCCGTCGGGGTGCGCTGGGACGGCTTCAGCGCGGCGTGGGACCGGGGGAACATGGGCCCGGCCCTGTTCCGCACCCTCATCGTGACGGTCGCCATCACCGCCCTCCAGGTGCTCACCTCGGTCATGGCGGCCTACGCCTTCGCCTTCCTCCGGTTCCCGCTCAAGCGCGTGTGGTTCGCCGTGTTCATGGCCACCCTCCTGCTGCCGCTCGAGGTGACGCTCCTGCCCAACGTGCAGACCATGCGCGACCTGGGCTGGTTCGACAGCTACCAGGGGCTGATCGTGCCGTTCGCGGCGTCGGCGTTCGGGACGTTCCTCATCCGGCAGGGGTTCCTCGGCATCCCCAGCGAGATCCGGGACTCGGCCCGGCTCGAGGGCTGGACCCACATGCAGTTCCTCTTCCGGTTCGCCGTCCCGCTGACCCGCCCGGTGATCGCCTCGTTCACCGTCATCTCGTTCCTCGGTGCCTTCAACCAGTACCTGTGGCCCCGGGCGGTCATCTACGACACGCAGGACTGGGCCACGGTCCAGATCGCCCTGCGCGAGCTCACCACCCGCATCGAGCAGGCCAACATCCCCGTGGCCGGCACGATCATCGCCGCCGTCCCCATCGTCATCCTGCTCGCCATCTTCCAGCGCCAGATCGTGCGCGGCCTCACGGCCGGCGCGGTCAAGGGCTGAGCCGCACCAGAGGAGACCCCGTGTCCCGCCCCGCCCCCCGTCCGCTCGTCCACCTGCTCGTGGTGGCCGTGCTCGCCATCACCGCCGCCGCCTGCGTGCGGGACGAGTCCCAGGGCACCAGCGCCGGCCCCGGCGGCGGCGGGGGTGACGGCGAGGGCGAGGAGATCGCCCTGCCGGACTGCCCCGTCGACGCCCTCGACGAGGCCGACGGCCCGGTCGAGATCGACCTGTGGCACGGCTTCACCGGCGAGCCCGCCAACTACATGGTCGAGCTGGGCCGGCGGTACAACGAGAGCCAGGACGCGGTCCGCCTGAACGTGCAGACCCAGGGCAACTCCTACGAGGAGGTGCTGCGCAAGTTCGTGGCCGGCATCCCCAGCCGGCAGATCCCGCCCATCGTCATGCTGGAGGACACGACCCTGCGCGAGGTCGTCGAGAGCGGCGTCATCCTCCCGGCCGAGGCGTGCGAGCAGGCCGACG encodes the following:
- a CDS encoding carbohydrate ABC transporter permease, with amino-acid sequence MAAEGTATRSSPARQAVWYVVLVVLSLLVLAPIYFLFVRAISDPAESFTSSVTRPVGVRWDGFSAAWDRGNMGPALFRTLIVTVAITALQVLTSVMAAYAFAFLRFPLKRVWFAVFMATLLLPLEVTLLPNVQTMRDLGWFDSYQGLIVPFAASAFGTFLIRQGFLGIPSEIRDSARLEGWTHMQFLFRFAVPLTRPVIASFTVISFLGAFNQYLWPRAVIYDTQDWATVQIALRELTTRIEQANIPVAGTIIAAVPIVILLAIFQRQIVRGLTAGAVKG